Genomic window (Equus asinus isolate D_3611 breed Donkey chromosome 8, EquAss-T2T_v2, whole genome shotgun sequence):
TCCTGGAGCTGGCGACAGGGATCCTGGCCTTTGTCTTCAAGGACTGGATTCGAGACCAGCTCCACCTCTTCATCAACAACAACGTCAAGGCCTATCGGGACGACACTGACCTCCAGAACCTCATTGACTTTGCTCAAGAATACTGGTCTTGCTGCGGAGCCCGAGGGCCCAACGACTGGAACCTCAATATCTACTTCAACTGCACTGACTTGAACCCGAGCCGGGAGCGCTGCGGGGTGCCCTTCTCTTGCTGCGTCAGGGACCCTGCGGAAGATGTCCTCAACACCCAGTGTGGCTACGATGTCCGGCTCaaactggagctggagcagcaggGCTCTATCCACACCAAAGGCTGCGTGGGCCAGTTCGAGAAGTGGCTGCAGGACAACCTGATCGTCGTGGCTGGGGTCTTTGTGGGCATCGCCCTCTTCCAGATCTTCGGTATCTGGCTGGCCCAGAACCTCGTGAGCGACATCAAGGCAGTGAAGGCCAACTGGATCAAACATGATGATGGCTACAAACtactcaaataaacaaaaccttgAAAGCACTGGCTTCCGCCCACCGTCTTGGAGGTTCTGTCAGCGCTGGGCTTCAGCAGAGCTCTCCGCCtggggcccggcccggcccacCCTGCCAGTGCGTGTTCTCGGCCTGGGTGGTGTATACATTCAAGCCAAGCTTTAACACTTGGTCTATTTCCCATGAAAGTCCAGATCCCTGGCTTCTCGTGAAGATTGGCCATCTGGCCACAGTGGCTCTTCAGTGACAGCGTCTCCTGGGACACACACTTCCTGTTCCCTGAGACCCCGTGGCTCATTCTGCTCGCCTGAGTGCAGTGCCTGACCTGGTAGCCTGGGGTTGGCCTCCCACGCCTCTGTAGGGTTATTCCCTGCCGACACTGCGGGGCTGCTGTGGGCCAAGCCCAGGGCGAGGCCCAGGGATGTGAAGAACGGGAGGCTGGACCCTGTGCTGAAGAGGCAGCCTGGGAGGGGTCTGGCCCTCCTGGGGACTGAGAGGCTGCCCGTGTGCCCAGGAGAGTGGCTGAGGGGTGGGATAGACATCAGGAAGGCTTTTGGAAGGAAGCAACTGGAAGCCCAGAGCTTGGCACCCCTGGGGTTGGGAGGAGACTGATTTGGGGGCCATCGATGGTTGACTTCTCGGCCCTCACTTGGAACGAAGTTCAGTCTTCTCAGTGGCCTGCAGCACTGCCTCCTGGCCACCAGAGGGCGCCCCAGCACAGCCTTCCTGGTCGGGCTCGGTGGGCCGAGCGCATGCTGCGGCCCTCCTGGTACTCCTCGGGCTCTGGGCTTTGGCAAGCTGGAAGACTGCTAAGGAGCACACAGGCCCAGAGATGGAGTATGACTGCtgctctcagctctgcctcctaGCTGCGTGAAGGGCTGTGCGTGGAGTGTTTCTACGCACTCCTCCCCGGGCTGCCCTTGGTGGATGGGAAGAGGGGTTGGAGCTAGTTCCCAGGTCTCCAACTCGGATGTCCTTGGGGCCAGGCAGGTTATAGAAGCGAATGACTAGGCCTTTGAGTTGTGAGGCCTTTGCAGTGCGACTTTGACTTTCCTGCTGTTACTGTAGATGGACACAGAGACATGGCTTTGGGACAAGAGAAGTATCGGCACAATCAAGTTGTAATGGCAACTGGCCTTGAGAGACAATAGGGTGTGGTGGGGACTGTTGCAAAGCACAAGTCCCCACCTGAAGTTGGTGGCTGTCATTGAATTCTAGCTAATTGCTGTAAAGTGAGAATGTGGGGCTAATGCCAGAAATCTGGAGAaaccagaaatccagatttttatgtgaGATGTCCTGATTTTTAAGTTGTTGgcaactaattaaaaaaattttaaaaccctgCAAGCTGAAAGACAGGCTTGGGGCCCTGCTTTGGCCCCTGTGCCCCATAGGTCCCTTTGGGACAGTCACCCGCAGGGCCCTGGCTGCTCTGCCATTCAGGGATGCCAGGAGCTGCTGCAGGAGCAGTGTGTGGGGCACGCACTTGGCACCGTGGCTCCCAGACACAGGCGGGACAGTGTCCTGGGGTTCCTGACAGGCACCGACATGGGCGGTGTCTACACCTGACAATAAATGCGGCTCAcaatgctggaaaaaaaaaaaaaagccagttgtCATGTTATGAGCACAACTCTTAGGAAGCCCACATGGCAAAGAATTGAGGTCTTCTGCCAACAACCATATGAGTAACACATCTTGGAAGCACATTTTTCAGCCCTGGTCAAGCCTTCAAATGACTACAACTCCAATCAACACCTTGACTGCAACCTGGCAAAAGACTTAAACAAGAACCACCCAATTAAAACACTCCTaaattcctgaccctcagaaactgtgtgagataataaatgcttgttgtccTGAGCAGCTAAACTTTGGAGCAATTTGTTATGCATCAATAGGTACACTAATATAGTCTAGATTGGCAGATTAATTAAGTTCATGATGGGTGAAGTCAATCATCTTTAACATCATACCCTCTAAGCGCTAGCTTGAAAACCAACAACTGGGGAATTTTTAGAAAGCACATGCAACTAGAACTCCTAGACACTGTCTGTAGGAGTGTAAATTATTATAGccacttttaaaaactgtttagtAGTATCTACTAAAGCTAAGCGTAGCCTAActaagatccagcaattccactcccagataAATACACAACAGAAATTGGTGCATATGCTTACCAAAAAATGTGTACAAGAGTGTTCATGGAAGctttattcacaagagccaaagaCTAGATATAACCCAAATATTCATGCACagtaaaatagacaaataaattgtagtatatttataaaatggaatacagtacagcaatgaaaaagaataaactatagCTGCATAAACAatgacatggataaatctcactacataattttgagtgaaaaaagccagacaacaAACAGtatatactctatgattccattcatatgaagtcTAAGAGGGAAAACTAATCCatgcacagaaataaaaagggcaGTTACCTTTGGCAGGGGTGATCAGGAGAGAGAACACAACAGAGTTTCTagggtgctggaaatgttctatatcttgacctCGATAGGGTTATATGAAAGTACACTCACATAAAAATCCATTGAGCTGTGCACTTGAAGTTTGCGCACTTTTCTGCATGTATGCTAGATTtggcaacaaaagactctgaactATTTATATGGTTAAGGTAcagttacaagaagaaaatttttgttttcatctttataGTTGTCTGTATTTTTTAGATTTTCATGACAGGTATGcacctttttaaatttaaaaatgtcagtTCAAAAAAATGGTATGagggcagccccatggctgagcggttaagctcacacactcagcttccatggcctggggttttgccggttcagatcctaggcatggacctaacaccactcatcaggccatgctgaggcggcatcccatatagcagaaccagaaggacatactactaaaatatacaactatgtactgtgggtcTTCagggataagaagaaaaaaaaccggaagattggtaacagatgttagctcaggtgccaatctttaaaaaaacaagattgaaaactttttaaaaaatggtacatTACAATTTAAATATGTCGTTTTATTACAACtatgaaatatgtatataaatgtataagcaaaaaactggaaagaaatacactgaaatgttaaacaatttttctctatgttttcttatttttctactcCCCTATTTTCAAAGTTCTCAGTGTTGAGCATGCACTGTTTCTATAAGAGGGAAAAATGTTTAAGGATTAACTGGCAAAGTTGTCCCTTGCCGTAGCTATTACGAGAAGCACCAGGAAAGGAAGACAAATCAAAATGTAATATTTCTGAAGAACTTGTGGAAGGGTTCACTGACACAGGATTACATTTTTAAGGTTTCTATtagatttcaaaatacattattttacgTCATTTTAAATGCGTGTTACTTGACGCATAGAGCCTTGAATGTAGTagatactgaataaatatttgttcaatgaacaaTATAAGCATTAAAGTAATCTATGGGTGCTTGTGTGTTATTCATATTATGTAGCAGTATTACCTACCAAAATGTCAAGGTCAATCATTGTAGCCTAGTGAACCAGTATGAATGGAAATTCTCCAAAGGCAGCTCTTATTTCAGGGCAACCTCATTGTGCAATGAGACTTCCCCTGCAACTCTCTAGGCAACTTTGGCCTATCTGGgcagaaacagacacaaagacaAGCAGGAAAGAAAACTATGTAAATGTTCCCATCTGagagttgtttttgtttgtttgtttttattactgtaacattggtttataacattgtaaaaatttcaggtgtacatcattttattttgatttctctgtagaTTACATAACGTTCACCACCaagagactaattacaatccaacaccacacacttgtgcctaatcatccctttcgtactcctctctccctgcttcccctctggtaactaccaatccaatctctgtctctatgtgtttgtttgttgttgtttttatcttatatttatgGATGAGATAAAAGAGTATTTGActgtccctctgacttatttctgtTAGCATAATAcctttgaggtccatccatgttgtcacaaatggccagatttcgtcgcTTTTTATGACTGTGTAgaattccatcgtgtataaatactacatcttctttatcagttcatcccttgatgggcacctaggttgcttccaagtcttggctattgtgaataatgctgcaatgaacatagataGGGTTGCATGTATCTTTGCACATTcatattttaatgttctttggataaatacccagcagtggaatagctggatcatatggtagttctattcttacctttttgaggaatctccatgctgttttccatagtagctgcaccagtttgcactctcaccagcagtgtgagagttcccttttctctacatcctccccaacacttgttatttcctgtcttgctaataatagccattctgacaggcataaggtgatatctcattgtagttttgatttgcatttccctgatagtgatgttgaacatcttttcatgtgcctgttggccgtccatatatcttcttgggagaaatgtctgttcagatcttctgctcattttttaactgggttgttagtttttttgatGGTGAGATgtatgagtcctttatatattttggatattagccccatatcagatatatggtttgcaaatatcgtatcccaattgttaggttgtcttttcattttgttgatggtttcctttgctgtgcagaagctttttagtttgatgtagtcctatttgtttattttttctattgtttccctttcccagtcagacatggtacttgaaaatatgctgcaaagAGTGAcatcaaagagtatactgcctatgttttcttccagaatttttacAGTTTCAGGGCTTACATtgaagtatttaatccattttgagttactttttgtgtatggtgtaagataatggtctactttcattcttttgcatgtggctgtccagtttccccagcaccatttattgaagagactttcctttctccgtggtatgttcttggctcctttgtcaaagattagctgtccatagatgtgtgggtttatttctgggctctcaattctgttccattgatctgtgtgtctgtttttgtgcagtaccatgcagttttgattactacagctttgtagtatattttgaaatcagggagtgtgatacgtccagctttgttcttttttctcaggattcttttggctatttggggtcttttgttgttccatataaatttttgaattctttattctatttctgcaaaaaatatcattggaactttgatagggattgcactgaatctgtagattgctttaggaagtacggacattttaactatgttactATTTCCAATacaagagcatggaatatatttccatttctttgtgtcttcctcaatttctttcacaatgttttatagttttcagtgtacagatattccacttctttggttaaatttattcctaggtattttattctttttgttgcaattgtaaatggaattgtattcttaatttctctttctgctactttgttgttagtgtatagaaatgcaactgctttttgtatgttgatttttcatCCTGCAACTTgacagtattcttttattatttctagaaattttttagtggattctttagggttttctatatataaaatcatgtcctctgcaaatagtgatagtttcacttcttcctttccaatctggatcccttttgtttctttttcttgcctgattgctctggctaggacttccaacattGTGCTAAAAAGAATGATGAAaatgagcatccttgtctggctcctgttcttacaggcatagctttcagtttttctccattgagaatgatattagctgttgatgggtcatatatggcctttattatattgaggtactttccttctatacccattttattcagagttttttatcataaatggttgctgtatcttgtcaaatgctttctctgcatctattgagataatcatgtgatttttatccttcattttgttaatgtggtgcatcacgtcgattgatttgcagatgttgaaccatccctgcatccctggaatgaaaccacttgatcatgatgtacgaTCTTTtcatattgttgtattcaatttgtgagtattttgttgagtttttgcatcaacgttcatcagtgatattggcctgtaattttcttttttgggttgtccttgtctggttttggtatgaaggtaatgttggcttcatagaatgagtttggaagcttcctcccctcttcaattttttggaagagtttgagaagaatagatgttaagtcttctttgaatgtttggtagaattcactagggaagccatgtgtcctggacttttatttttgatgaggtTTGTGATGACTGTCTTGATtcccttactggtgattggtctatttaaattctctgtttcttcctggttcagttttggaacattgtatgattctaagaatttatccatttcttctagattatccaattgttggtgtatagctttttgtagtattctcacaattttttgtatttctgaggtgtccattgtaacttctcctctttcatttctgattttatttatttgagccttctgtctttttttcttggtgagtctagctaaaggtttgtcagttttgtttatctgtccaaagaaccagctcttagtttcactgacttttttatattgtttttgtagtctctttttcattgtatcctgctctgatttttattatttccttccttctactgattttgggctttgttagttcttctttttccagttcctttaggtgcagtgttagattgtttatttgagatttttcttgtttgttgaggtaggcctgtattactataaatttccctcttagaaccacttttgctgtatcctgtaAATTTTGGCAAGtcatatttccatttccattggTCAAGaagtgttttttgatttctcttttgacttctttGTTGACCCAATCATTGTCCACTAGAATTTTCTTTAATCTGTACAtacttgtggcttttctgattttcttcctggagttgatttctagtttcacatggttgtggtcagaaaacatgcttggcattatttcaatcttcttaaatttattgagacctgttttgtggcctaatatgtgatctagcTTGGAGAACCTTCCATGTgcctttgaaaataatgtgtatttggtggtttttggatggaatgttctatgtatatctacaAAGTCCATCCAGTCTAAGGTGTCATTTAAGGCCCAcctttccttattgatcttctgtttggatgatctatccagtggtgtaagtggagtgttaaattcttctactattattgtgttactatttctcctattatgtctgttaataattgctctatatatttaggtgctcctatgttggatgcataggtatttacaagtgttatatcctcctgttggattgttccctttatcattatgtggtgccgttctttgtttcttgttacagtttttgttttaaagtctattttgtctgagataagtattgctgcctcagctttcttttcattgccatttgcatcatgcatctttttccatcccttcactttcagtttgtgagtgtctttaggtctgaagtgtgtctcttgtatgcagcatatatatgggtcttgtatttttatccagTCAGCCACCCTTTCCCTTCTGATTGGAGCCtgtagtccactgacatttaaagtagcaactgataagtatgtatttattgccattttttttacttttttctgggtgttttagtagttcttctctgttcctttcttcttctcttgctctcttcccttgtggtttgatagaatctttagtattatgtttgggttcctatctcttagttttttgtgtatttattatagctttctggtttgtgattaccatgaggttcatatataacaaccTACGTATAtggcaatctatattaagttgatagtctctagtttgacctcttgctaaaagctctactcttttactcccctactcccacattttatgtttttgatatcatatctaacctttgtgtgtgtgtgtgtgtgtgtgtgtgtgtgtgtgtatccattaccctcgtatcatggaaatagataattttagtactcttgtcttttgaccttcatattagcttcataggtggttgatttgCTACCTtcactgtatatttgcctttaccggtaattttattgctttttttaaataattttattattcctatttgtggtcttttctttcccacttgaataagtcccttcagcatttcttgtagatcTGGTTTCTTGGTAATAAACTCCTTTATAGtgtttgcttgtctgggaaactctttatctctccttccattctgaatgataatcttgctgggtagagtattcttagttgtaggtttttCCCTTTCAGCCCTTTAAATTTATCATGCCACTCCcatctagcctgtaaggtttctgctgagaagtcagctgatagccttatggggtttcctttgtatgtcacttgttgcctttctcttgcagcttttaggattctctctttatctttcattttggacattttaatgataatgtgtcttggtgtgggcctctttgggtttatcttgtttggtgctctctgtgctccctgtgcttggatgtctgtttccttccttaggttaggaaagttttcagctagtatttcttcaaatagattctctacccctttgtctgtctcttctccttctgggtcaCCTATAATacggatgttagtgcacttgatgttgtcccagaggtccctcagACTGCTCTCATtctttatacttctttttcttttacctgttctgcttgggtgattttctctagtcttttgtccagcttgctgatacgtttttctgtatcatctactctgctattctgtccctctagtgaatttttcattccaagtattatattcttcatttctgaatggatcttttttgcattttccaattctttgttgaagttctttttttttaaaagattttattttttcctttttctccccaaagccccccagtacgtagttgtatattcttagttgtgggtccttctagttgtgtcatgtgggatgccacctcagcgtggcttgatgagtggtgccatgtccgcacccaggattcaaaccaacaaaacactgggccacctgcagcagagtgcacaaacttaaccactcagccatggggccggcccctatgtcaAAGttctgagttcatccattcttctcccaagatcagtgagcactGCTATGACTTTTCGTTTGAACTCTTTTTCAGGTAgactgtttatttctgtttcatttagttctttttctggggttttgtcctgttcctttacttggaacatgttcctttgtctcctcattttacatctttctcttgcttttttctgtgtattaggtaggtcagctatcctcccaatcttggagaggtggctttacgtaagagatgccttatgaggcccagcagtgtacttccctctcatcaccagttcctaATGTTACAGCAGTGTCCCCTCTGTGGGCTACTTGGGTTATTCCGTTGTGGCAAGGTTGCTATTGCTGAAAGTGCCTGGGAAGGCCAGGCTGTCccttggctggctggctggctgtaaTGATTAGCTgagtgtggctgctatggacctttcagtcactttattgggcatggggagccccagcacagctggctgcAAGGATttatagcacattcctgttgctgtttttctgttaagtgagtaggcctcCAGTGTGGCTGGTGCTATGCTCTgaggcttacaattgctgtaagcctctggcctgcaaagctgttCTTAGCTCTCTtgggattgcagctgagtggggttgGCCCCAGGCATgagagcactcaattgtttcaggctttggaaggtgaggttGATCATCTATGGAactatttgagaagcacaagtcagCTGCAGCTGACAAGTCCCACTGTCCACAtggccacacaccccatcaataTAGTCCTGTCACATGTGCGCACCCCAActcactgaagcagacccagtcactCCActcagaggccccacacactccacccactcctcATGAATGCCGTGCCtagcagaggcagacccactagcctggctgcagaggttccaggtagcccacctatgcaggcccacaagttgcctgagggctagCTGTTGGGTGTGGCCCATCTCTAggatgggctgcctgccctgactgagctggattaaatcagtgctctcgtgggtggggcagaccccagggcaaacaggccagaggaagaactccaagggcgtctgccagcatctgtgtcagcaggCCTGtcctaggtcacaataatggctgccaccaatgtctcagtccctgaagagATCCTACCTCTCACAAAGaggcacccagagcctatcaggtgagtctctcttcaccaaaggactgtgcacttttctttctggtgattttaggttattttccaaaatgggtgaattggTGCATGGGCCTTTTAAGATCAgggacttttttccccttatgactgatagtttttctgggggtattccccattgtagttaaaaACTAGCAAAGCCAGTTATTATGACATTTGCCTCAGTTGTGcggagtccaaaagctgcttatagcAATAATGCTCCCCCACTCAGATTCctgactcctccagggaaggctttgtaccttaagattgtTCCTGGCCAGTCCTGAAACACTGCAGCTCACAAAGACGGCTTTtgttctctccagaaaggaatttctgcctcttccacctcggACAGCACTGCCCcttattgtgggggttctttttatccagttttcagttctctctcaggagtaattgttctaagagtagttgtaaatttgttgtgtctgtgggagaagGTGACTTCAGAATCTGCCTACACCACCATTTTGACACTGTCTCCCCCTCTGAGAGTTTTCATATAGCTATAtcttatccatctatctatctactattttccttatttaaaatggCAAAGCAAAATCACTGTGCAAACAAGGAAAATATCAGaacatgtaaagaaaaaaataaattgtccaCAATATCACAATGAGAGATAACCATTATTACTAGtctaatatattttatgattttcagattaatttatattttaacttatttaaactttttttcatgtAACATTATACCATGTGCTTTTCTCATGTCAttataaattctataaaaatatgatttccttggggccggcctggtgacatagtgattaagttcacacactctgctttggtggcccagggttcaccagttcggatcctgggcacagacccacatactgcttatcaagccatgctgacaggaatcccacatataaaaatagaggaagatggacacagatgttagcttgaggctaatcttcctccaaaatatttatatatgattttCCTGGTTGTgtaatatatttagatatataatAATTCATCTAATAATCCCCCTGTTTTAGAATCTGTAGCTTTTTCTAAGGACACTGCACTGCTTTCTAACCACATCCTGAAATACACACCAAGATGCCATCTTActctaaaaaagttttaaaagagtcCCATTTCCAATATCCTATTCTAGAGTAAAGGTAATTATTTCATCCTATGTATTAACCATATCTTGTATTTTCTGTATTGAGATGCTTTTACATTTGGGGACTTGCTGATCCTAAAAGGACTGTTCCTCTCAGGTTAGCCATTTCCTAGAGATAGTAAACAATTTACCTACAAATGTGCTTTTCAAATACAAATCAAtcaatccagagcccacacccaAACCACTTCTTTTATCAGGGTCTCACACTCTAGGCCACTATCCATCTGCCCTAATCACCCCAAGGCCAGGTACCAAACAAATAGGGGGCATGGCATGCCCTTCCTTCCTGGGAACTGTAAGTAACAAACTATCTGTCCAAGGACAatcatctcctgatctgttggcttTACTATACctcaaattttctattaataCACTATACTTTGGAACATGGCAGTGTTCTGAGCCAAAGCCATCTCATCCATATGTTATAGTGCAAAATTCTCCAATCTCAAGAGAAAACAGCCACAAGAATTTGAGCAAATCCAAAgctattttataagaaaatgcatGGCCCCAAATATAAGCTTTTCTAGCCAATCCCAATGGGGTacagaaatttttttcatttaaaaagaaagtcagGCTCTTGCCATCACCCAACAAGTTGGCAATATTGCTGTATTTCAAGGGTATTTAAATTATATTGACCCCCCAACAATCAACAATACATAATAGGTGTACTTAGATACCGCTTAGCAATGTTAACCTTAAATTTTCACATATCATCCAAATGCCTGAATTAAAAGACAAGTATGCCATTAATCTATATGCCTTGATTATCAGTCCTAC
Coding sequences:
- the LOC106831024 gene encoding tetraspanin-17 translates to MPGKHQHFEEPEVGCCGKYFLFGFSIVFWVLGALFLAIGLWAWGEKGVLSNLSALTDLGGLDPVWLFVVVGGIMSLLGFAGCIGALRKNTCLLKFFSVFLGLIFFLELATGILAFVFKDWIRDQLHLFINNNVKAYRDDTDLQNLIDFAQEYWSCCGARGPNDWNLNIYFNCTDLNPSRERCGVPFSCCVRDPAEDVLNTQCGYDVRLKLELEQQGSIHTKGCVGQFEKWLQDNLIVVAGVFVGIALFQIFGIWLAQNLVSDIKAVKANWIKHDDGYKLLK